ACACACCATATGCACCTTGAAAGAGTTATCGAAAAGCACTCATCGATAATTGCTGTGCAGAGAGAAGGTTCACTGATCGCTAAACCATTTGTGTTACGTGAAATCGACTCATGAAGCCGCAGGATGAGCAGGATTCAGTTGAAACATTGTCTCCCTCAGACAGAAAGAATTGAGTATTTCATCATTTTGTCCACACGTGACAGGAAATGAGGTGTCAGGTGGGCTGAGGAAGGATCTTCATGGCCAGTATGGACAGCAGAATGGATTACAGCGACCGATAACTCTTTCAATTTACATGTTGACGTGCAGGAACTGTTTCATGACGGAACAAAATCAGAATTTTATCAAAAGGCAAGAAAACATCATTAATCATACATACCTTATTATGAAAACCGTACAGACCTGCAAAGTCTGTAGAAACAAGAAATGCATCATTATTCCCCAGATTACTTTTCATGAACTAAACCTGTCATGTGATCTGATATTTACCTCTGTGAATCTTTTGTTGGCCCGGAACCTTCGATTGGCTTTAATTTCAGAGACCATGAATATGTCTTCAGTCGTGTCAGCGATCCAATTTGTCGCACGGATCTTCtgtcttgtttcttctcttAATGCAGCTCGTTTGGTCTCTTCCTCTTCGTGGAGTAAGGCACGACGCCTCTTGAAGTCGTTCATAATCTGCTCCTCTTTGAAGTAGCTCTGAGTCTGTGGGTCACGGCAGAAACTGGTCATCATCTTCAtttcttaatttatttaagatgtgactcaaagtaaaaaatataagTAGAAGTGCTGACAAACCATAATTTGCTCAATTGATGAATTGCGCCattttttgacagttttgaaAGCTTTCAGCTTCTTTCTGATGTTCGCGGGTTCAGTCTGAAATTAAAATCACCTCATCAGAATTAATAAAGCAACTTGAACCAATATCTCCTCACAATCCAACTGTCTCTTACTTTAGTGTGGCATTGTTTTagtttctgtcttgtttctCATGTAAGATAATGACTGCTGTTCACCACTGTGCTGCCTGCAGCTAAAGAAATAAAGCACATATACCATCGTCCTGCTGTCATCCACAACAGACGATCCCACAATGTTCTGGTACTAAATGAAGAATTACAGCAACTTTAATGCTGATTGACACAGCTGTCAAACCTGTGCCCCATAATCAGTAAACACTGGCAAACACTGATGGTGAACCTTATGCATTTACACagtgaaatattttttcatcatAATGCAACATTCAACAATGGAGTTGAACAAAGTCGGTTAAATAACTCAAACAACCTCACCTGAAATATCTCTGTGTCGTTTAAACAATCATATCCAATCAGATGGTTGACTTCAAATATATCATGCATGAACTGTTTAGAACGTGAGCATACCCAAAAGATGTCGCTCTTCCAGTCTTTGTGATCGCAGGAGCAACTGAGGACACCCTGCATATGTTCAGCAAAGAAACAAGAGATATTCTTGGTGAGGTCGGGATTGACTCCTCTTGGTTTCTCTGTTGCAGAGGAGATCTCTGGCTCATCTGCTTTCTGTTCCCTGCTTTGGTCCATTTTGGCTGTAAATCAAATACATATGATAAGTAATAATACTGCTGTAATGAAGTCACAGGTTCCTCAGTGGGAATCATAACATTTGTTACTCTACTGTGAAATACTCCAATTGCTTTTCTGCTTCCACATGAGGCTCAGCTGCAGTTTAAGAGTCTGACATTTTATCAGACACAGCTTGTCATAACACAATAAAAGCGAAAGTATACTAGtgtacaaaacatttgttttctcaatGTATTTTTTGTCCATAAAAAGTATATAAGGAATTAACACACCCAAGACATTTTACCTTGCTCTAGCTTTGAGGCAAGTTCATTATGTTTAATCGCACGTAAAGCGGCCACTGTCCTCTCCACAGCATCATCTTCCCCGAAAGCCTCCACCAGTTTATCCACAGTTGCCTCTATGGTAGAATTCCGTGGCAGCTTGGACTCCGGGATGGGATGGGATCCATCTGTCTCAATCTGCCACAATTCCCAATGAAATTCCTCCATCCTTTTATCATTCAGATGACTCAGGTATTCTTTCAGCAACTTTCGGGTTTGCACAGGTGTGGGCATTTTTAATCTTCAGCAGGTTCACAGGATGTCAAACTATCAATTGGAAATTAAAATCAGAATTAATTTATCATCTTAAACTCAATTGAGAATAGGactgaacgatatggacaaaatttcatatctcgatatgCATGCCAGATTTCTCGTTAtcgatacgatatgactacgggttcggtgaaaaccaagcatttttcagaaaaataaagagattattttaagccataaacaaatggttgatagagaaatctttactaattaatcacaaactcactacagagacaaatatatttgaagtaacaacagtaaagggagggagaagatcaaacaaacaatctgcatttttacaagatgaacgatgacatcctaatctggcGAGAAAGAGTGAGAttgaagatcgagactcagcagcttcaggttatcgctggtaaagtaccagtggaatctagaaagactaagaagtcagagaattaacggacCCGGattcaaatccacagagcgagcggctGCGGTGttcgctcctgctgccccagccaaCGCCCCCATACACACACTGGCCTGCCACCTGCGCAGCCGCTCGGGAGGGGAGAGACcacggcgctgctgcagaggagccgtggactgcgatgactctgagcagcatgtaaattacaatatatttctcgcctttcccctgatggtCTAAATAAGTCAcaaaatttgtcgctagtcgctttttagaaataaagtctctcagagggtctgaaaagtcgctgaATCT
Above is a genomic segment from Sparus aurata chromosome 20, fSpaAur1.1, whole genome shotgun sequence containing:
- the LOC115571229 gene encoding uncharacterized protein LOC115571229 isoform X1, producing MPTPVQTRKLLKEYLSHLNDKRMEEFHWELWQIETDGSHPIPESKLPRNSTIEATVDKLVEAFGEDDAVERTVAALRAIKHNELASKLEQAKMDQSREQKADEPEISSATEKPRGVNPDLTKNISCFFAEHMQGVLSCSCDHKDWKSDIFWTEPANIRKKLKAFKTVKKWRNSSIEQIMTQSYFKEEQIMNDFKRRRALLHEEEETKRAALREETRQKIRATNWIADTTEDIFMVSEIKANRRFRANKRFTETLQVCTVFIISVLLAVGIGWTLTIFAPPATCVEARGKPSARSLGEDVEQHKKNGDEAK
- the LOC115571229 gene encoding uncharacterized protein LOC115571229 isoform X2, giving the protein MPTPVQTRKLLKEYLSHLNDKRMEEFHWELWQIETDGSHPIPESKLPRNSTIEATVDKLVEAFGEDDAVERTVAALRAIKHNELASKLEQAKMDQSREQKADEPEISSATEKPRGVNPDLTKNISCFFAEHMQGVLSCSCDHKDWKSDIFWTQSYFKEEQIMNDFKRRRALLHEEEETKRAALREETRQKIRATNWIADTTEDIFMVSEIKANRRFRANKRFTETLQVCTVFIISVLLAVGIGWTLTIFAPPATCVEARGKPSARSLGEDVEQHKKNGDEAK